A region from the Sphingopyxis lindanitolerans genome encodes:
- a CDS encoding AMP-binding protein, whose translation MHEMATALGPLTASLYPADRSVALIEQPVGEILRAAAARFGDAIALIDGQTAPERQRSWSFRELAAEAHRAAQALLDHFEPGDHVAIWSSNRPEWAIVEYGAALAGLVLVTVNPAYLAHELTHVLRQSRTKGIIVEDNYRGRDLGAIVEQVRADMPGLDFVLPLSAWNDFVAAGSDRALPVVPPEAIAQIQYTSGTTGFPKGACLKHRGLANNARLYAETIVAREGDVWINAMPMFHTAGCGLATLGALQSGGTQVMAPGFDADQMLDLFEQLRGTITLCVPTMLTRMLEVQEKTPRDLSSWRLATLGGAPVPVELVHRAQRVAGIEVGIGYGQTESSPYLTHTRPADPHPQWADTIGRPLPQTEIKIVDPVSGAVQPIGVSGEICARGYCIMAGYHDAEDATLAAIDADGWLHTGDIGSMDEYGYCRVLGRLRDMIIRGGENVYPLEIEDVLITHPGVADAAVVGIPDADWGETVAACIRASSAQPPSPEELADYCRARLAGYKVPRRWHFMDVFPQTASGKIQKFALRDVLLGNPSAD comes from the coding sequence ATGCACGAGATGGCGACCGCCTTGGGCCCGCTGACCGCCTCGCTGTACCCAGCCGATCGCAGCGTCGCGCTCATCGAACAGCCCGTTGGTGAAATATTGCGCGCGGCAGCGGCGCGGTTCGGCGATGCCATCGCGCTGATCGACGGACAGACTGCGCCCGAACGCCAACGCAGTTGGTCGTTCCGCGAACTCGCGGCCGAGGCGCACCGCGCGGCGCAGGCGCTGCTCGACCATTTCGAGCCAGGCGATCATGTCGCGATCTGGTCGAGCAATCGGCCCGAATGGGCGATTGTCGAATATGGTGCGGCGCTGGCGGGGCTCGTGCTGGTCACGGTCAATCCGGCCTATCTCGCGCATGAGCTGACCCACGTGCTTCGCCAGTCACGGACGAAGGGCATCATCGTCGAGGACAATTATCGCGGGCGCGACCTCGGAGCGATCGTCGAACAGGTCCGCGCGGACATGCCCGGGCTCGATTTCGTCCTGCCCCTGTCGGCCTGGAACGATTTCGTGGCCGCCGGCAGCGATCGCGCGCTGCCGGTCGTTCCGCCCGAGGCAATCGCCCAGATCCAATATACATCGGGGACGACCGGCTTCCCGAAAGGCGCCTGTCTGAAACATCGCGGCCTCGCCAACAATGCGCGCCTCTACGCCGAGACCATCGTTGCGCGCGAAGGCGATGTGTGGATCAACGCGATGCCGATGTTCCACACGGCGGGCTGCGGGCTTGCAACACTTGGCGCGCTGCAGAGCGGCGGCACCCAGGTCATGGCGCCGGGTTTCGACGCCGACCAGATGCTCGACCTGTTCGAGCAGTTGCGCGGCACAATCACTCTCTGTGTCCCGACCATGCTGACCCGGATGCTCGAGGTACAGGAGAAGACACCGCGCGACCTGTCGTCGTGGCGGCTTGCGACGCTCGGCGGTGCACCGGTGCCGGTCGAACTCGTCCACCGTGCGCAGCGCGTCGCGGGCATCGAGGTGGGGATCGGCTATGGGCAGACCGAGTCATCGCCCTATCTGACCCACACCCGGCCAGCCGATCCGCATCCGCAATGGGCCGATACGATCGGCAGGCCGCTACCCCAAACCGAGATCAAGATCGTCGATCCGGTGAGCGGCGCGGTCCAGCCGATCGGGGTCTCGGGCGAAATCTGCGCCCGCGGCTATTGCATCATGGCGGGCTATCATGATGCCGAGGACGCGACGCTCGCCGCGATCGATGCCGACGGATGGCTCCACACCGGCGATATCGGAAGCATGGACGAATATGGCTATTGCCGCGTGCTCGGCCGGCTCCGCGACATGATCATTCGGGGCGGAGAAAATGTCTATCCGCTTGAGATCGAAGATGTGCTCATAACCCATCCGGGGGTCGCCGATGCCGCGGTCGTCGGCATTCCAGACGCCGACTGGGGCGAGACGGTGGCCGCGTGCATCCGCGCGAGCAGTGCCCAGCCGCCATCGCCTGAAGAGCTTGCCGACTACTGCCGCGCGCGGCTCGCCGGATACAAGGTGCCGCGGCGATGGCACTTCATGGACGTTTTTCCGCAAACGGCATCGGGCAAGATCCAGAAATTCGCCCTGCGCGATGTTCTGCTCGGCAACCCCTCCGCTGACTAG
- a CDS encoding TonB-dependent receptor, which translates to MIDYRGRRNFRARLAAGAMLVLALPATAAAQDAPAQSQDNIGSGAGDIVVTAQKREQRLQDVGLSVSAFGSETLDNAGVNAITDLAKIVPGLDVTPSPSSTPVYTLRGVGFFESTLSAAPDVALYLDQVPLAIPAFGALTAFDVERIEVLKGPQGTLFGTNATGGAINLIAAKPTNDLQGGVELGYGRFNMVRVGAYVSGPISDTLKGRIAVKLSRGDEWQYSYTRDDKLGKTDEVAGRLILDWQPSDTVNLLFNANGWLNRSDPQAPQLARQTTPADLQASVGSVTFGQVVPADFPLLLIPAAPANNRAANWSPDYRPYRDDRFYQTSLTANIDLSDTITLTSLTGYSDLRQRKASSYSGTDLAAFDQAANPAKANDFSQELRLASTESSARLRWMIGGNYQRTFSYERIDAIYPFASTGFRDGFTANTLDTRQVFEQWAAFGNLEFDLANRLTLKAGIRYTDSSRTTAGRVYDTLGYVEPVPGSLGLTQFFNVLIPLAYVPLFCPTATFTPVVPGESVSLDPDTCVSGTYNAKLKEDNVPWSLGLDFKPNDDLLFYANLSRGFKGGAFPLVNAASQAQFYPVPQEKLTAYEVGFKSSFDGSRIVLNGAAFYYDYANKQTRGKTVDPLFGALEQLVSIPKSRIYGAEFDLTAEPARGLTLRLAGTYLNTRIKDFNGIVGAQNSGGLLFPVFASFEGADLPFAPKFAASASIDYAFPVSGTVDAFLGAGVRGQTKTFGSPQLGGQDKLDATIKGYTTLDLRAGLTSPDAGWKLMLWGKNVTDTHYWTNSLRAFDTIVRYTGRPAEYGVTFSYDF; encoded by the coding sequence ATGATCGATTACCGTGGCCGCAGAAATTTCCGTGCGCGCCTTGCTGCGGGCGCGATGCTCGTGCTCGCTCTGCCGGCTACCGCCGCGGCGCAGGACGCGCCGGCGCAAAGCCAGGATAACATCGGCAGCGGCGCCGGCGACATCGTCGTCACGGCCCAAAAGCGCGAGCAGCGGCTGCAGGACGTCGGTCTCAGTGTCTCGGCGTTCGGCAGCGAGACATTGGACAATGCCGGGGTGAATGCCATCACCGACCTGGCAAAGATCGTCCCGGGCCTCGATGTAACGCCGTCGCCGAGCAGCACCCCTGTTTACACGCTGCGCGGAGTCGGCTTTTTTGAAAGCACGCTTAGCGCGGCGCCCGACGTGGCGCTGTATCTCGATCAGGTGCCGCTCGCGATCCCGGCGTTCGGCGCGCTCACAGCGTTCGATGTCGAGCGGATCGAAGTCCTGAAAGGGCCGCAAGGCACCCTGTTCGGTACCAATGCGACCGGCGGCGCGATCAACCTCATCGCGGCCAAGCCGACGAACGACCTGCAGGGCGGCGTCGAGCTTGGCTATGGCCGCTTCAACATGGTGCGTGTCGGCGCCTATGTCAGCGGTCCCATCTCCGACACGCTGAAGGGGCGCATCGCGGTCAAACTGAGCCGGGGCGACGAATGGCAATATAGCTACACGCGGGACGACAAGCTCGGGAAGACCGACGAGGTTGCCGGCCGCCTCATCCTCGACTGGCAGCCGAGCGACACGGTGAACCTCCTGTTCAACGCCAATGGCTGGCTCAACCGTTCCGACCCGCAGGCGCCCCAGCTGGCGCGCCAAACGACTCCGGCCGACCTGCAGGCGTCGGTCGGCTCGGTGACTTTCGGCCAGGTTGTTCCGGCCGATTTTCCGCTGCTGCTGATCCCCGCGGCGCCAGCGAACAATCGCGCCGCGAACTGGAGTCCCGATTACCGGCCTTACCGCGACGATCGGTTCTACCAGACGTCGCTGACCGCGAATATCGATCTCAGCGATACGATCACGCTCACGTCGCTGACCGGCTACAGCGATCTGCGCCAGCGCAAGGCGTCATCCTATTCGGGAACTGACCTGGCCGCGTTCGATCAGGCGGCGAACCCGGCAAAGGCGAATGATTTCAGCCAAGAGCTGCGGCTTGCGAGCACCGAGTCTTCGGCGCGGCTGCGCTGGATGATCGGCGGCAACTACCAGCGCACCTTCAGCTACGAACGGATCGACGCGATCTACCCGTTCGCCTCGACCGGGTTCCGTGACGGCTTCACGGCCAACACGCTCGACACGCGGCAGGTGTTCGAACAATGGGCGGCGTTCGGAAACCTCGAATTTGACCTCGCGAACCGGCTGACCCTTAAGGCAGGGATCCGCTACACCGACAGCAGCCGAACCACCGCCGGCCGGGTCTACGACACGCTGGGCTATGTCGAGCCGGTTCCCGGGTCGCTTGGCCTCACCCAGTTCTTCAATGTGCTGATCCCGCTTGCCTATGTCCCGCTATTCTGCCCCACCGCAACCTTTACCCCCGTCGTCCCCGGGGAATCGGTCTCGCTCGATCCCGATACCTGTGTTTCGGGCACTTATAATGCGAAGCTCAAGGAGGATAATGTTCCATGGAGCCTCGGGCTGGACTTCAAGCCGAACGACGATCTGCTTTTCTATGCCAATCTGTCGCGCGGCTTCAAAGGCGGTGCCTTCCCGCTCGTCAACGCGGCGAGCCAGGCGCAATTCTATCCGGTTCCGCAGGAAAAGCTGACAGCTTACGAGGTCGGGTTCAAATCCAGCTTCGACGGCAGCCGCATCGTGTTGAACGGCGCCGCCTTCTATTACGACTATGCGAACAAGCAGACGCGCGGGAAAACGGTCGATCCGCTGTTCGGTGCGCTCGAACAGCTGGTCAGCATTCCCAAATCACGCATCTATGGCGCCGAGTTCGACCTGACCGCGGAGCCGGCGCGCGGGCTGACGCTGCGCCTTGCCGGGACCTATCTCAACACGCGGATCAAGGACTTCAACGGCATCGTCGGCGCGCAGAATAGCGGGGGTCTGCTGTTCCCCGTCTTCGCATCGTTCGAGGGCGCCGACCTGCCGTTTGCGCCCAAGTTCGCTGCCTCCGCGAGCATCGACTATGCGTTTCCGGTCAGCGGAACCGTCGACGCCTTCCTCGGCGCGGGCGTTCGCGGTCAGACGAAAACCTTTGGCTCGCCGCAGCTTGGCGGCCAGGACAAGCTCGATGCCACGATAAAGGGCTATACCACCCTCGATCTGCGGGCGGGTCTGACCTCGCCCGATGCCGGCTGGAAGCTCATGCTGTGGGGCAAGAATGTCACCGACACGCATTATTGGACCAACAGCCTGCGCGCGTTCGACACGATCGTGCGCTACACCGGCCGGCCCGCCGAATATGGCGTGACCTTCAGCTACGATTTCTGA
- a CDS encoding alpha/beta fold hydrolase, with the protein MTIRQGIAVRDTILWVEDTGEPNLAPIVCLHSLFLDGRMFDDLVPAAAGRFRVVRPDFRGQGGSAPATEATVSMECCAEDMIALIEAMALPPVHLAAASMGGDVAVRMLARRPELFRSVVMMGSSVRSEPPEQMANFRGLLDRTIEDGFVGDDLEMMMAIMFGATTRAKPEAQAMLAHWCSRIGFLTRSSWPAMYGVLERGDAANLLPLVTVPALVYSSEDDIARPIEWSREVADGIRGARLVPLQGVGHSPILEASAVVIPEMLAFMAAADQERKA; encoded by the coding sequence ATGACGATCCGACAAGGAATTGCCGTTCGCGATACGATCCTGTGGGTCGAGGATACGGGCGAGCCGAACCTGGCGCCGATCGTCTGCCTTCATTCGCTGTTCCTCGATGGGAGGATGTTCGACGATCTGGTTCCGGCTGCCGCTGGCCGCTTCCGCGTCGTGCGGCCCGATTTTCGGGGGCAGGGAGGCAGCGCGCCCGCCACGGAGGCCACCGTCAGCATGGAGTGCTGCGCCGAGGACATGATCGCGCTGATCGAAGCAATGGCGCTGCCGCCCGTCCATCTGGCGGCGGCTTCGATGGGCGGCGATGTCGCGGTGCGCATGCTCGCGAGGCGGCCCGAGCTGTTCCGTTCGGTCGTGATGATGGGGTCGTCGGTGCGCAGCGAACCTCCCGAGCAGATGGCGAATTTCCGCGGCCTCCTCGACCGGACCATCGAGGATGGCTTTGTGGGCGATGACCTTGAGATGATGATGGCGATCATGTTTGGCGCGACGACGCGCGCCAAACCCGAAGCCCAGGCAATGCTCGCACATTGGTGCAGCCGCATCGGCTTTCTGACGCGGTCGAGCTGGCCCGCCATGTACGGGGTTCTGGAACGGGGAGATGCGGCCAACCTCCTGCCTTTGGTCACCGTCCCGGCGCTCGTCTATTCCAGCGAAGACGATATCGCGAGGCCGATCGAATGGAGCCGCGAAGTCGCGGACGGCATTCGCGGCGCCCGGCTCGTGCCGTTGCAGGGGGTAGGTCACAGCCCGATTCTCGAGGCGTCCGCCGTAGTCATACCCGAAATGCTCGCCTTCATGGCGGCTGCCGATCAGGAGAGGAAGGCATGA